A genome region from Megalobrama amblycephala isolate DHTTF-2021 linkage group LG16, ASM1881202v1, whole genome shotgun sequence includes the following:
- the LOC125249049 gene encoding putative gustatory receptor clone PTE03, with the protein MENGTYFYFMLFENLGYIRYGFFSLGFMLYCAIILFNVLIMLAIFLERTLHQPMYILILCLSVNSMFGTAGFFPRVLTDLLSDTHSISLEACFLQSIVIFMYAANEYMILMIMAFDRFVAICKPLRYHNIITPRFLTVSVVINLAYPMILLAINGFLSTKLKMCGNKLFKVYCHNYEVVKLSCEKTIINNVFGLVILITTTIIPLSLILYSYVKIIIICQRSSAQFKSKAFQTCIPHIVVLLNFSIAIISEVTLSRIVNLELPTGLSVFLSLEFLIIPPILNPLVYALNLPDIRKKIICLINPFR; encoded by the coding sequence ATGGAAAATGGGACATATTTTTACTTCATGTTGTTTGAAAATCTTGGGTACATAAGATATGGTTTCTTCAGTTTAGGATTTATGCTGTACTGTGCTATCATATTATTTAATGTCCTTATAATGCTTGCAATATTTCTGGAAAGGACTTTACACCAGCCCATGTAtattcttattttgtgtttgtctgtcaACTCTATGTTTGGAACAGCTGGCTTTTTCCCAAGAGTACTGACAGACTTGCTATCTGATACACACTCAATCTCTCTTGAAGCATGTTTCTTACAGAGtattgtcattttcatgtatGCTGCAAATGAATATATGATATTAATGATAATGGCATTTGACAGATTTGTTGCAATCTGTAAACCCTTACGATACCACAACATAATTACACCAAGGTTTTTGACTGTTTCAGTAGTTATAAACCTGGCCTATCCAATGATTTTACTTGCTATAAATGGTTTTTTAAgtacaaaactgaaaatgtgtggtaacaaattatttaaagtgtactgccACAACTATGAAGTAGTCAAGCtttcttgtgaaaaaacaataattaataatgtttttggctTGGTTATATTAATCACAACTACTATAATACCTTTAAGtttaatattatattcatatgtaaaaattattatcATTTGTCAAAGAAGCTCAGCACAGTTCAAGAGCAAAGCGTTTCAAACTTGTATTCCACACATAGTGGTCCTTTTGAATTTCTCAATTGCTATTATTTCTGAGGTCACTTTGAGTCGAATTGTGAATTTAGAACTTCCTACAGGGCTGTCAGTTTTCCTTTCACTGGAGTTTCTTATTATACCACCCATCCTGAACCCCCTTGTTTATGCTTTAAACCTTCCTGATATTcgcaaaaaaattatttgtcttATAAACCCCTTCAGGTAG